In Dietzia sp. ANT_WB102, a genomic segment contains:
- the aroA gene encoding 3-phosphoshikimate 1-carboxyvinyltransferase gives MGDNGQVSHWNAPVAAGPVDADVTVPGSKSLTNRALVLAALADGPSRLVGTLRSRDTDLMIAALQALGTRVEGPFGPLAPEETDLVITPGTLQGADVQCGLAGTVMRFVPPVAVLATGRSTFDGDPAARVRPQATVLDALRSLGAEITGNSLPFSIDGRGSLRGGRVEMDASASSQFVSGLLLSAARFDEGAELVHVGSSSVPSGPHIEMTVEMLRESGVTVDEPTPASWRVAPGPITAVDRVVEPDLSNATPFLAAAAVTGGTVRIPHWPVTTTQPGDAIRGILRDMGASVTLDAADGASHGTLVVVGPGRLSAVDKDLSAIGELTPTVAALCAFADGPSKLTGIAHLRGHETDRLAALAAELGAVGCGVTELDDGLEITPAPLHGAPWRAYADHRMATAGAIVGLVVPGVEVDDVESTSKTMPGFTTMWADMLTGQS, from the coding sequence ATGGGCGACAATGGCCAGGTGAGTCATTGGAACGCACCCGTCGCCGCCGGCCCAGTGGACGCGGATGTCACCGTCCCCGGGTCCAAGTCGTTGACCAACCGCGCCCTGGTGCTCGCGGCGCTGGCCGACGGGCCCTCCCGCCTCGTCGGCACCCTGCGCAGCCGGGACACCGACCTCATGATCGCGGCGCTGCAGGCACTGGGGACGCGCGTCGAGGGCCCGTTCGGTCCGCTCGCACCAGAAGAGACGGACCTCGTCATCACCCCCGGGACGTTGCAGGGGGCCGACGTCCAGTGTGGCCTTGCCGGCACCGTGATGCGCTTCGTGCCCCCCGTCGCCGTCTTGGCCACCGGCCGATCCACCTTCGACGGCGACCCCGCGGCACGCGTCCGCCCGCAGGCGACGGTGCTCGACGCGCTGCGTTCACTCGGCGCGGAGATCACCGGGAACAGCCTGCCGTTCAGCATCGACGGCCGCGGCTCGCTGCGTGGTGGCCGCGTCGAGATGGACGCCTCCGCCTCCTCCCAGTTCGTCTCCGGCCTGCTGCTCTCGGCCGCGCGGTTCGACGAGGGCGCCGAGCTGGTCCATGTCGGCTCCTCGTCGGTCCCCTCGGGTCCGCACATCGAGATGACCGTCGAGATGCTCCGGGAGTCCGGCGTCACCGTCGACGAGCCGACGCCCGCGTCCTGGCGGGTCGCCCCGGGTCCGATCACAGCCGTGGACAGGGTCGTCGAGCCGGACCTGTCCAACGCCACCCCGTTCCTCGCTGCCGCCGCGGTCACCGGCGGGACGGTCCGCATCCCGCATTGGCCGGTCACCACGACCCAGCCCGGGGACGCCATCCGCGGCATCCTGCGAGACATGGGTGCGTCCGTGACGCTCGACGCCGCGGACGGTGCGAGCCACGGCACCCTCGTCGTCGTCGGACCCGGGCGCCTCTCCGCCGTCGATAAGGACTTGTCCGCCATCGGCGAGCTCACCCCCACTGTCGCCGCGCTGTGCGCTTTCGCCGACGGTCCCTCCAAGCTCACCGGGATCGCACACCTACGTGGGCACGAGACCGACCGCCTCGCCGCGCTGGCAGCCGAACTCGGTGCCGTGGGGTGCGGTGTCACCGAACTCGACGACGGACTCGAGATCACCCCGGCCCCGCTGCACGGCGCCCCGTGGCGCGCCTACGCCGACCACCGCATGGCCACCGCCGGTGCCATCGTCGGCCTCGTTGTCCCGGGCGTCGAGGTCGACGACGTCGAGTCCACGTCAAAGACCATGCCCGGTTTCACCACGATGTGGGCCGACATGCTCACCGGCCAGAGCTGA
- a CDS encoding aminoacyl-tRNA deacylase, translating to MGSRNRKSGAAATPAIAALRDAGIEHVVHTYDSTDRDYGEEAARVMGDRLGVDADRVLKTLVLATDRPPEGFRVSLAVAVLPVTTSLDLKAAAVALGCGRAALAPVEIAEKSTGYVVGGVSPVGQKRRLATVVDTSALDHPTILCSAGRRGWEIELAPADLVAITRAETAPISTGQRGARLTNSAR from the coding sequence GTGGGCAGCAGGAACAGAAAGAGCGGCGCCGCGGCGACTCCGGCGATCGCCGCGTTGCGTGATGCCGGCATCGAGCACGTGGTGCACACCTATGACTCGACCGATCGCGACTATGGCGAAGAGGCCGCCCGCGTGATGGGTGATCGTCTGGGAGTGGACGCGGACCGCGTGCTCAAGACACTGGTCCTGGCTACCGACAGACCACCCGAGGGGTTCCGGGTTTCACTGGCGGTGGCCGTCCTGCCCGTGACGACCTCGCTGGACCTCAAGGCCGCAGCCGTCGCCCTGGGATGCGGTAGGGCCGCTCTCGCACCTGTCGAGATCGCGGAGAAGTCCACTGGGTACGTCGTCGGAGGGGTGTCACCTGTCGGCCAGAAGCGGCGCCTCGCGACGGTGGTGGACACCTCAGCGCTCGACCACCCCACGATCCTGTGCAGCGCCGGTAGACGCGGGTGGGAGATCGAACTCGCGCCCGCGGACCTGGTGGCGATCACCCGGGCCGAGACCGCACCGATATCGACGGGTCAACGGGGGGCACGACTGACTAACAGCGCCCGGTGA
- the hpf gene encoding ribosome hibernation-promoting factor, HPF/YfiA family, protein MAKTPAVLLDPATFDGPATDDPGTPEAQVTIRGRNVEVPDHFANRINAKLAKIEKISPSIQRFDVILLHENNPRLSKVSQRIEITLKGKPGVARAEAAEDTFYAALESAVAKLERQMRKARTRRKISHSGHRRPQSVAEATAELTADAAPAEVLDRVDGAEYGDGHDDQMPGQIVRRKEHDGTPMSVDEALEKMELVGHDFYLFRDTETGRATVVYRRHAFDYGLITLSDEA, encoded by the coding sequence ATGGCGAAGACCCCCGCAGTCCTGCTCGACCCCGCCACCTTCGACGGTCCGGCGACCGATGATCCCGGTACTCCGGAGGCCCAGGTCACTATTCGTGGCCGTAATGTCGAGGTCCCCGATCACTTCGCGAACCGCATCAACGCCAAGCTCGCGAAGATCGAGAAGATCTCGCCCTCCATCCAGCGGTTCGACGTGATCTTGCTGCACGAGAACAACCCCCGGTTGTCCAAGGTGAGCCAGCGCATCGAGATCACCCTGAAGGGAAAGCCCGGCGTGGCCCGCGCCGAGGCGGCCGAGGATACCTTCTACGCGGCCCTCGAGTCGGCCGTCGCCAAGCTCGAACGGCAGATGCGAAAGGCCCGGACCCGTCGCAAGATCAGCCACTCCGGCCACCGTCGCCCGCAGTCGGTCGCCGAGGCGACTGCGGAGCTGACCGCCGACGCCGCCCCGGCCGAGGTGCTTGACCGGGTCGACGGCGCCGAGTACGGCGACGGGCACGATGACCAGATGCCGGGGCAGATCGTGCGGCGCAAGGAGCACGATGGCACCCCGATGTCAGTCGACGAGGCGCTCGAGAAGATGGAGCTGGTGGGTCACGACTTCTACCTGTTCCGCGACACCGAGACCGGTCGCGCCACCGTCGTCTACCGGCGGCACGCGTTCGACTACGGGCTCATCACCCTGAGCGACGAGGCCTGA
- a CDS encoding HAD family hydrolase, translating into MRGLIVDYFGVLDGTEEDRENWRSILAGARANDVRLAILSNEPEGPGADRVRADARDLGIEHVVLSGVTGVEKPDPDAFLEAARRLELEPRECVMVDDAIENVLGAVQTGMIGVFYQVFDRAAVEIRGLLGLDETV; encoded by the coding sequence ATGCGTGGACTGATAGTCGACTACTTCGGGGTGCTGGACGGCACGGAGGAGGACCGTGAGAACTGGCGGTCGATACTGGCCGGTGCAAGGGCGAACGACGTTCGTCTCGCCATTCTGAGCAATGAGCCCGAGGGGCCGGGGGCGGATCGCGTTCGCGCGGACGCTCGCGACCTAGGGATCGAGCACGTGGTGCTCAGCGGCGTGACCGGTGTGGAAAAGCCCGATCCCGACGCGTTCCTCGAGGCGGCCCGCCGGCTCGAGCTCGAGCCGCGGGAGTGCGTGATGGTCGACGACGCGATCGAGAACGTTCTCGGCGCCGTACAAACCGGCATGATCGGCGTGTTTTACCAGGTATTCGACCGCGCGGCCGTGGAGATCCGGGGACTCCTCGGGCTGGACGAGACGGTCTGA
- a CDS encoding wax ester/triacylglycerol synthase family O-acyltransferase: MATRLATADADLLLGDPARSRSRHSCSLALVARDEPWDIDRVMEFVDARLADAPRYRQRIRQVPFALARAVWVDDPDFDLSFHVRRSALPAPGEMRQLADLVARLVDRPLEADRPLWELYLIEGLPDGRLAILTKTHHALLGGPNAVDLAQVLVTDERASAEVAEVATWTPVPSPGNGVLVLDALMTIATDPLELVRRSARLGHALERATRGLVGAVNLAVLRPSGGLAEMFRTNRPRGSRVGLASFPLATAREIAREHSCKVNDVVLAVLCGALRSWILSCGHPLSTSDTLRAIVPMAVTAEADGQEGHNGATSAEIASALIGMPVGEPNPRMRLAQIARETATQRHPREAVGAKSLARLSGFAAPTLHALASRAAIMLPSESYDLVVTNAPGPQRKVFWGDGELVEAYPVPALLDGQALAVSMSSYSGTVYCGFTSDRQAVPDVEEIGELISSALDELTETAT, encoded by the coding sequence GTGGCGACCAGGTTGGCGACCGCGGACGCGGACCTGCTCCTCGGGGACCCCGCGCGATCCCGGAGCAGGCACTCCTGTTCGTTGGCGCTGGTCGCCAGAGATGAGCCGTGGGACATCGATCGCGTGATGGAGTTCGTCGACGCCCGTTTGGCCGATGCGCCCCGCTATCGTCAGCGGATCCGACAGGTCCCGTTCGCGCTGGCGAGAGCTGTCTGGGTGGATGATCCGGACTTCGACCTGAGCTTCCACGTGCGACGGTCGGCGCTCCCCGCACCCGGCGAGATGCGGCAGTTGGCGGACCTGGTCGCCAGGCTCGTCGACCGGCCGCTGGAGGCGGATCGCCCCCTGTGGGAGCTTTATCTGATCGAGGGGCTCCCGGACGGGCGACTGGCGATCCTGACCAAGACACACCATGCGCTGTTGGGGGGACCCAACGCCGTGGACCTCGCCCAGGTGCTCGTGACGGACGAGAGGGCCTCTGCGGAGGTCGCCGAGGTCGCGACCTGGACCCCGGTGCCATCCCCCGGGAACGGAGTCCTCGTCCTGGACGCGCTCATGACGATCGCGACCGACCCGCTGGAGCTGGTACGACGCTCGGCTCGCCTGGGCCACGCGCTTGAGCGGGCCACCCGAGGCCTGGTGGGCGCGGTAAACTTGGCGGTGCTGCGTCCCTCCGGCGGCCTGGCGGAGATGTTCCGCACCAACCGCCCCCGCGGCAGTCGGGTGGGCTTGGCGTCGTTCCCGCTGGCGACGGCGCGGGAGATCGCCCGTGAGCACTCCTGCAAGGTCAATGACGTGGTGCTCGCCGTGTTGTGTGGGGCATTGCGGTCCTGGATCCTGTCGTGTGGCCATCCCCTGTCCACGTCGGACACCCTCAGGGCGATCGTGCCGATGGCGGTGACCGCGGAAGCCGATGGGCAAGAGGGGCACAACGGGGCCACCTCCGCAGAGATCGCCTCGGCGCTCATCGGCATGCCGGTCGGCGAGCCCAATCCCCGCATGCGTTTGGCGCAAATTGCCCGCGAGACCGCCACCCAGCGTCATCCGCGTGAGGCGGTGGGCGCGAAGTCCCTGGCGCGACTGTCCGGCTTCGCAGCACCCACCCTTCACGCGCTGGCGTCCCGGGCGGCGATTATGTTGCCGTCGGAGAGCTACGACCTGGTGGTCACCAACGCGCCCGGCCCTCAGCGGAAGGTGTTCTGGGGTGACGGCGAACTTGTCGAGGCCTACCCCGTCCCAGCGCTACTCGACGGTCAGGCGCTAGCGGTGTCGATGAGCAGCTACTCCGGCACCGTGTATTGCGGGTTCACCTCCGACCGCCAGGCCGTTCCCGACGTCGAGGAGATCGGCGAGCTCATCTCGTCGGCGTTGGACGAGCTCACCGAGACTGCTACGTGA
- the rsgA gene encoding ribosome small subunit-dependent GTPase A yields the protein MPSGRGAGNARGWDETDVRIRPGKGSRPRTKRRPSHSDAAAAMVVAVDRGRWGCVLLDDGPERTAGTRVVAMRARELGRTPVVVGDHVGVVGDLTGARDTLARIVRVEERSTVLRRTADDSDPYERVVVANAELLLIVVAVADPPPRAGFVARALVAAYTGGLEPVLCLTKGDLDDPSVFAAEFAELDVPVLRVGVDDELSDLHELIDGRISAMIGHSGVGKSTLVNRLVPDAERATGVVSGVGKGRHTSTQSVALELATGGWVVDTPGIRSFGLAHVSPDDVVAAFSDLDEVARDCPRGCTHQGPPADPECAFDTIVDPAVHRRALAVRELLGALQSNDPWALGQDHD from the coding sequence ATGCCGAGCGGACGGGGTGCAGGGAACGCACGCGGGTGGGACGAGACCGACGTCCGGATCAGGCCCGGGAAGGGCTCACGCCCGCGGACTAAACGCCGGCCCAGCCACTCGGACGCCGCCGCCGCGATGGTCGTCGCAGTGGACCGCGGGCGTTGGGGCTGCGTTCTGCTGGACGACGGGCCCGAGCGCACCGCAGGCACCCGTGTCGTCGCCATGCGGGCCCGGGAGCTGGGCCGGACCCCCGTGGTCGTGGGTGACCACGTGGGTGTGGTCGGCGATCTCACCGGCGCGCGGGACACCCTCGCCCGGATCGTCCGCGTCGAGGAGCGCTCCACGGTGCTGCGCCGGACCGCCGACGACTCCGACCCCTACGAGCGGGTGGTGGTCGCCAACGCCGAACTGCTGCTCATCGTGGTGGCCGTTGCCGACCCACCGCCGCGGGCCGGGTTCGTCGCGCGCGCTCTCGTGGCCGCCTACACCGGGGGGCTCGAACCGGTCCTGTGCCTGACCAAGGGTGACCTCGACGACCCGTCGGTGTTCGCCGCCGAGTTCGCCGAACTCGACGTGCCGGTGCTGCGGGTGGGCGTCGACGACGAGTTGAGTGACCTCCACGAGCTGATCGACGGCCGGATCTCAGCCATGATCGGACACTCGGGTGTCGGAAAATCGACGTTGGTCAACCGCTTGGTTCCCGATGCGGAAAGGGCGACGGGCGTGGTCTCAGGGGTGGGCAAGGGCCGGCACACCTCCACCCAGTCGGTCGCGCTCGAACTGGCGACCGGTGGTTGGGTGGTGGACACTCCGGGAATCCGCAGTTTCGGGCTGGCACACGTCTCCCCCGACGACGTGGTCGCCGCCTTCTCCGACCTCGACGAGGTCGCTCGCGACTGCCCGCGCGGCTGCACTCATCAGGGCCCGCCCGCGGACCCCGAGTGCGCCTTCGACACGATCGTCGACCCGGCCGTGCACCGGCGGGCCCTGGCCGTGCGCGAACTGCTCGGGGCACTTCAGTCCAACGATCCGTGGGCGCTGGGGCAGGACCACGACTGA
- a CDS encoding SOS response-associated peptidase, protein MCGRFSLSSDPARLAVELDAVDEATFPPPGLFPVIAPGAPRFNIAPTTAIPVLALDAPREEWLDEQAGPGVVAGPGTPRRVLRAMRWGLVPSWAKDTQRLPTLFNARVETAFEKPSFRNAVARRHCVIPMDGWYEWVPGEPTTSGGKSGPKQPYYMSLPGDRGLLMAGLWEARRDPVDETVTQLSCTILTTEAIGSLRRVHDRMPLVVHPDVLGDWLDPEVMGDPRALVDGAGGDLGAWAESVEIRPVSTAVSNVRNDGPELVRPVDPAEGTLF, encoded by the coding sequence ATGTGTGGACGGTTTTCGCTCTCCTCGGACCCGGCTCGGCTCGCGGTCGAACTGGACGCGGTCGACGAGGCGACCTTCCCGCCCCCCGGACTGTTCCCCGTCATCGCGCCCGGCGCGCCGCGGTTCAACATCGCGCCCACCACCGCCATCCCGGTGCTGGCGCTGGACGCACCACGCGAGGAGTGGCTCGACGAGCAGGCCGGACCGGGTGTGGTGGCAGGCCCGGGTACGCCTCGGCGGGTGCTGCGTGCCATGCGGTGGGGGCTGGTCCCGTCGTGGGCCAAGGACACACAGCGGTTGCCCACTCTGTTCAACGCCCGGGTGGAGACCGCGTTCGAGAAGCCGTCGTTTCGGAACGCGGTCGCCCGCCGCCACTGCGTGATCCCGATGGACGGTTGGTACGAGTGGGTGCCGGGCGAGCCCACGACCTCCGGCGGGAAGTCGGGACCCAAGCAGCCGTATTACATGAGCCTGCCGGGCGACCGTGGTCTGCTCATGGCCGGATTGTGGGAGGCCCGACGCGACCCGGTGGACGAGACGGTCACGCAGCTGTCGTGCACGATCCTCACGACGGAAGCAATCGGGTCGTTGCGCCGGGTCCATGACCGTATGCCGCTTGTCGTGCACCCAGATGTGCTCGGGGACTGGCTCGATCCGGAGGTGATGGGTGACCCGCGGGCGCTGGTGGACGGCGCGGGCGGTGACCTGGGTGCGTGGGCCGAGTCGGTAGAGATCAGGCCTGTGTCGACGGCGGTGTCCAACGTGCGTAACGACGGGCCGGAGCTGGTGCGGCCGGTCGACCCCGCCGAGGGGACACTGTTCTAG
- a CDS encoding ferredoxin reductase, with protein sequence MSESRRGLNRVLRAAAARVPEPRGARRLINRLTHPLKMDDYSSLIYPLWSSRELRGEVVSVRREADDAVTLVIKPGWGAMPEYRPGQYLGIGVLLNGRWTWRSYSLTSAPTSGRGEYSVTVKAMPEGLLSNHIVGTVEPGTIVRLQAPAGDFHLPSPTPDKLMFVTAGSGITPVMGMLRSLDRRSADERFPDVVHVHSIRNREDALFHDELLALERTQPGYTLHVRVTSEDGRINSEQMSALVQDWSERPTWACGPSAMLDELTEHFEATGRDDLHVERFTVDRNAGASGGTVTFGSTGKSVELDGATTILEGGESVGVQMPFGCRMGICQTCVVGLEEGHVRDLRNGTDHGPGERIQTCVSVALGDVELKI encoded by the coding sequence GTGTCCGAGTCGAGAAGAGGGCTCAATCGTGTCCTTCGGGCAGCGGCCGCGCGGGTTCCGGAGCCGCGGGGGGCGCGCAGGTTGATCAACCGCCTCACCCACCCACTGAAGATGGACGATTACTCGTCGCTCATCTACCCGCTGTGGTCCTCGCGCGAGCTGCGCGGTGAGGTCGTCTCCGTGCGTCGCGAGGCCGATGACGCCGTAACCCTCGTGATCAAGCCCGGTTGGGGTGCCATGCCCGAGTACCGTCCCGGCCAGTACTTGGGGATCGGCGTCCTGCTCAACGGCCGGTGGACGTGGCGGTCGTATTCACTGACCTCCGCGCCCACAAGCGGCCGTGGCGAGTATTCGGTGACAGTCAAGGCCATGCCGGAGGGCTTGCTGAGCAACCACATCGTCGGAACGGTCGAGCCGGGGACCATCGTCCGGCTGCAGGCGCCGGCCGGTGACTTCCACCTGCCCTCTCCCACGCCCGACAAGCTGATGTTCGTCACCGCCGGCTCGGGCATCACCCCGGTCATGGGGATGCTGCGGTCGTTGGACCGGAGATCGGCGGATGAGCGGTTCCCCGACGTGGTCCACGTCCACTCGATCAGGAATCGTGAGGACGCGCTTTTCCACGACGAACTGCTCGCGTTGGAGCGCACCCAACCGGGCTACACCCTGCACGTGCGCGTGACCAGCGAGGACGGCCGCATCAACTCCGAGCAGATGTCGGCGCTCGTGCAGGACTGGTCGGAGCGTCCGACGTGGGCGTGTGGCCCCTCGGCGATGCTCGATGAGCTGACGGAGCACTTCGAGGCCACCGGGCGAGACGACTTGCACGTCGAGCGTTTCACCGTGGATCGGAACGCGGGAGCCTCGGGTGGGACGGTCACATTCGGCTCCACTGGTAAGTCGGTGGAACTCGACGGCGCCACCACAATCCTCGAGGGCGGGGAGAGTGTAGGTGTGCAGATGCCGTTCGGTTGCCGCATGGGCATCTGCCAGACGTGCGTGGTGGGCCTGGAGGAGGGCCACGTGCGCGACCTGCGCAATGGAACCGACCACGGGCCGGGGGAGCGGATCCAGACCTGCGTCTCCGTGGCGCTGGGGGACGTCGAGCTCAAGATCTGA
- the secA gene encoding preprotein translocase subunit SecA → MSILSKLLRAGEGRKLKKYTALADYVDSLSDEIEKLSDDELRAKTDEFRRRVADGETLDDLLPEAFAVAREAAHRVLGQKPFKVQIVGAIVLHTGSVAEMKTGEGKTLTCVLPAYLNALSGKGVHVVTVNDYLAKRDAEWMGRVHRFLGLSVGAILGGMTPAQRREAYHADITYGTNNEFGFDYLRDNMAHDTAELVQRGHNYAIVDEVDSILIDEARTPLIISGPADGSSKWYAEFARIAPLLEEGTHYEVDRKKRTIGVSEQGVELVEDQLGIDNLYEAANSPLVSYLNNSIKAKELFTKDKDYIVRDGEVIIVDEFTGRVLDGRRYNEGMHQAIEAKERVEIKAENQTLATITLQNYFRLYEKLAGMTGTAETEAAELYSIYKLEVMPIPTNRPMAREDQADLIYKTEEAKFSAVVEDIAERVEKKQPVLVGTASVERSEHLSKLLTRKGIKHHVLNAKFHASEAQIVAQAGRPGAVTVATNMAGRGTDIVLGGNADIIADLNLRERGLNPVDDPEEYEQAWDVEIERMRKLTKEEAELVRQAGGLYVLGTERHDSRRIDNQLRGRSGRQGDPGESRFYLSLGDELMRRFNGAAVEAIMNRLNLPDDVPIEAGMVSRAVKNAQTQVESQNFEIRKDVLKYDEVMNQQRTVIYGERKRILQGEDITDQVESMIYQVVSAYVDGATAEGYVEDWDLDKLWDALRQLYPVTISAQDIIDGDEYGASGDLSAKNLKDAVLDDVFARYDEREAEIEGIGGEGAMRQLERSVMLQVLDRKWREHLYEMDYLKEGIGLRAMAQRDPLVEYQREGYDMFSAMMDGVREETVAFLFNVKVEASQQQKAMAGPSAAQAAALAGANPIFQAAGTGRDVSADQMQFSGPSETGEAELVDEGASANRAERRSQERQQRAERRERAAKTASRGRKD, encoded by the coding sequence GTGTCGATTCTTTCCAAGCTGCTCCGGGCCGGCGAGGGGCGAAAGCTCAAGAAGTACACCGCTCTCGCCGACTACGTGGATTCGCTCTCTGACGAGATCGAGAAGCTGAGCGACGACGAACTGCGGGCGAAGACCGACGAGTTCAGGCGCCGTGTGGCCGACGGGGAGACACTGGACGACCTCCTGCCGGAGGCGTTCGCGGTGGCCCGCGAGGCAGCGCACCGCGTCCTCGGGCAGAAGCCATTCAAGGTGCAGATCGTCGGAGCCATCGTCCTGCACACCGGTTCGGTGGCCGAGATGAAGACCGGTGAGGGAAAGACCCTTACCTGTGTACTGCCCGCCTACCTCAACGCCCTGTCAGGCAAGGGTGTTCATGTGGTGACGGTCAACGACTACCTGGCCAAGCGCGATGCGGAGTGGATGGGCCGTGTCCACCGCTTCCTGGGACTGTCGGTGGGCGCGATCCTCGGCGGGATGACCCCGGCGCAGCGCCGCGAGGCCTACCACGCCGACATCACCTACGGGACGAACAACGAGTTCGGCTTCGACTACCTGCGCGACAACATGGCGCACGACACCGCGGAGCTGGTCCAGCGCGGTCACAACTACGCGATCGTGGACGAGGTCGACTCGATCCTCATCGACGAGGCGCGTACCCCGCTCATCATCTCCGGGCCCGCCGACGGCTCCAGCAAGTGGTACGCCGAGTTCGCGCGCATCGCGCCGCTGCTGGAAGAGGGCACGCACTACGAGGTCGATCGCAAGAAGCGGACCATCGGCGTGAGCGAGCAGGGCGTCGAGTTGGTCGAGGACCAGCTGGGAATCGACAATCTCTACGAGGCCGCAAACTCGCCACTGGTGAGCTATCTGAACAACTCCATCAAGGCCAAGGAACTGTTCACCAAGGACAAGGACTACATCGTCCGAGACGGCGAGGTGATCATCGTCGACGAGTTCACTGGGCGCGTCCTCGATGGTCGCCGGTACAACGAGGGTATGCACCAGGCCATCGAGGCCAAGGAGCGCGTGGAGATCAAGGCCGAGAACCAGACACTGGCCACCATCACGCTGCAGAACTACTTCCGGTTGTACGAGAAGCTGGCGGGGATGACGGGCACGGCCGAGACCGAGGCCGCCGAGCTCTACTCGATCTACAAGCTCGAGGTCATGCCCATCCCGACCAACCGACCGATGGCGCGCGAGGACCAGGCGGACCTCATCTACAAGACGGAGGAGGCGAAGTTCTCCGCCGTCGTGGAGGACATCGCCGAGCGGGTCGAGAAAAAGCAGCCGGTTCTCGTGGGCACTGCCTCCGTCGAGCGCAGCGAACACCTGTCCAAGCTCCTCACGCGCAAGGGGATCAAGCACCACGTCCTCAACGCCAAGTTCCATGCTTCGGAGGCGCAGATCGTCGCCCAAGCCGGCCGGCCCGGTGCGGTCACCGTCGCCACGAACATGGCCGGTCGCGGCACGGACATCGTGCTCGGCGGCAACGCGGACATCATCGCCGATCTCAACCTTCGCGAGCGCGGCCTCAACCCTGTGGACGACCCGGAGGAGTACGAGCAGGCCTGGGACGTCGAGATCGAACGGATGCGCAAGCTCACCAAGGAGGAGGCCGAACTGGTGCGCCAGGCCGGCGGACTGTACGTCCTCGGCACCGAGCGCCACGACTCACGGCGCATCGACAACCAGTTGCGAGGACGCTCAGGGCGTCAGGGCGATCCGGGCGAGTCACGCTTCTACCTCTCGCTCGGGGATGAGCTCATGAGGCGCTTCAACGGTGCCGCTGTCGAGGCGATCATGAACCGTCTGAACCTTCCCGATGATGTGCCGATCGAGGCCGGAATGGTCTCCCGTGCGGTGAAGAACGCGCAGACGCAGGTCGAGTCGCAGAACTTCGAGATCCGCAAGGACGTCCTCAAATACGATGAGGTCATGAATCAGCAGCGCACGGTGATCTACGGCGAGCGCAAGCGGATTCTCCAGGGCGAGGACATCACCGACCAGGTCGAGTCGATGATCTACCAGGTCGTCAGCGCCTACGTCGACGGGGCCACCGCCGAGGGGTACGTCGAGGACTGGGATCTGGACAAGCTGTGGGACGCACTGCGTCAGCTCTACCCGGTGACGATCTCCGCGCAGGACATCATCGATGGGGACGAGTACGGGGCGTCCGGAGACCTGTCCGCCAAGAACCTCAAGGACGCTGTCCTCGACGACGTCTTCGCTCGCTACGACGAGCGTGAGGCCGAGATCGAGGGCATCGGCGGCGAGGGCGCGATGCGTCAACTCGAGCGGTCGGTCATGCTGCAGGTGCTCGATCGGAAGTGGCGCGAACACCTCTACGAGATGGACTATCTCAAGGAGGGAATCGGTCTCCGGGCGATGGCTCAGCGCGATCCGCTCGTCGAGTACCAGCGCGAGGGTTACGACATGTTCTCGGCGATGATGGACGGCGTCCGCGAGGAGACGGTGGCGTTCCTGTTCAACGTCAAGGTCGAGGCAAGCCAGCAGCAGAAGGCGATGGCTGGTCCGTCCGCGGCGCAGGCCGCGGCCCTAGCCGGCGCCAACCCGATCTTCCAGGCCGCCGGTACGGGCCGGGATGTGAGTGCGGACCAGATGCAGTTCTCCGGCCCCTCGGAGACCGGCGAGGCGGAACTGGTCGACGAGGGCGCCTCCGCGAACCGTGCCGAGCGGCGATCGCAGGAGCGCCAGCAGCGTGCAGAGCGCCGCGAGAGGGCGGCCAAGACCGCCTCCAGGGGACGCAAGGACTGA